Proteins from a genomic interval of Stenotrophomonas sp. WZN-1:
- a CDS encoding SDR family oxidoreductase: protein MNTHQNKIALVTGATRGIGAETVRQLAQAGVHTLLAGRKRETTVEQALKLQAEGLPVEALQLDVTDGASIAEAVQQVRERHGRLDILVNNAGVLLENPAQRPSEQSLDTWRRTFDTNVYALVAVTQAFLPLLQQAKAGRIVNVSSILGSQTLHADPASGIYDMKVPAYNASKAAVNSWTLALAHELRSTQIKVNTVHPGYVKTDMNGGHGEIEIAEGARSSVQMALIGHEGPNGSFTYLGEVLPW from the coding sequence ATGAACACCCATCAGAACAAGATCGCACTGGTCACTGGTGCCACCCGCGGCATCGGCGCCGAGACCGTGCGTCAGCTGGCACAGGCCGGCGTGCACACGCTGCTGGCCGGCCGCAAGCGCGAGACCACCGTGGAGCAGGCGCTGAAGCTGCAGGCCGAGGGCCTGCCAGTGGAAGCGCTGCAGCTGGACGTGACCGACGGTGCCAGCATCGCCGAGGCCGTGCAGCAGGTGCGCGAGCGCCATGGCCGTCTCGACATTCTGGTCAACAACGCTGGCGTGCTGCTGGAAAACCCGGCGCAGCGGCCCTCCGAGCAGTCGCTGGACACCTGGCGCCGCACCTTCGACACCAACGTCTATGCGCTGGTGGCGGTGACCCAGGCGTTCCTGCCGCTGCTGCAGCAGGCCAAGGCCGGCCGCATCGTGAATGTCTCCAGCATCCTCGGCTCGCAGACCCTGCATGCCGATCCGGCGTCCGGCATCTACGACATGAAGGTTCCGGCCTACAACGCCTCCAAGGCAGCGGTGAACAGCTGGACCCTGGCGCTGGCGCACGAACTGCGCAGCACGCAGATCAAGGTCAACACCGTGCATCCGGGCTACGTGAAAACCGACATGAACGGCGGCCACGGCGAGATCGAAATCGCCGAGGGCGCGCGTTCCAGCGTGCAGATGGCACTGATCGGCCATGAAGGCCCGAATGGCAGCTTCACCTACCTGGGCGAGGTGCTGCCATGGTGA